A genome region from Akkermansiaceae bacterium includes the following:
- a CDS encoding transcriptional regulator, whose translation MDIPSQEPEAKTIGLNPLQQQVVDYFVDGVRVLGLPRSLGEIYGLLFISPVTLSLDDLVRTLGISKGSASQGLRTLKALGAVREADGNGDRRTYYEPAVDLKRLVGGFIREQVRPHLDSGKSKLARLQEAVQTDVGAGEREFYEERLERLESWMKRGGQVLPMLQKILGQ comes from the coding sequence GTGGACATTCCCTCCCAGGAGCCTGAAGCCAAAACCATAGGCCTGAACCCGCTCCAGCAGCAGGTGGTGGATTATTTCGTGGACGGTGTGCGGGTGCTCGGCCTGCCGCGTTCGCTGGGTGAAATCTACGGTCTCCTCTTCATTTCCCCCGTGACACTCTCGCTCGACGACCTTGTGCGCACACTCGGCATCTCGAAAGGCTCGGCAAGCCAGGGGCTGCGCACGCTCAAGGCGCTAGGCGCTGTCCGCGAGGCGGATGGCAACGGCGACCGCCGCACCTACTACGAGCCCGCCGTGGACCTGAAACGGCTCGTTGGTGGCTTCATCCGGGAGCAGGTGCGCCCCCATCTCGATAGCGGGAAATCCAAGCTCGCACGGCTTCAGGAAGCCGTCCAAACGGATGTGGGGGCCGGTGAGCGCGAATTTTACGAAGAGCGCCTCGAGCGCCTCGAATCATGGATGAAACGCGGCGGCCAGGTGCTACCCATGCTCCAGAAAATCCTAGGACAATGA
- a CDS encoding FAD-dependent oxidoreductase produces the protein MHFLIVGAGFSGLVAAHRLSNSGHKCTIVDRRPHLAGNAHDSHDKAGVLTHNYGPHYFRTNSRRIVDYLSAFTDWHPVEYTIKSHAEGRYWPFPINLNTFEELIGKPATTADFERYLAENRHDIPNPENSEEVILSQVGPRLYELFFEGYTLKQWKRHPRELDPSVCGRIPIRTNRDDRYLSEEFQALPKNGYTALLENILDDCPNTTLHLNTDFAEARKKFPHDHLIFTGAIDEYFGRKYGPLPYRSLRFEHESFTAAELVARESVSKKPGFWQPAMQVNYPGKEVPFTRIVEIKHATGQRIEATTIVREFPDDWDLSKEPYYPVPAPDAAAAYKRYAALAEAETNTTFIGRLATYRYYNMDQVTGMALVAAEKLIKRFA, from the coding sequence ATGCACTTCCTCATCGTCGGCGCCGGTTTCTCGGGTCTCGTGGCGGCACACCGGCTCTCGAACTCGGGGCACAAATGCACGATCGTTGACCGCCGCCCCCACCTCGCGGGAAACGCCCACGACTCCCACGACAAGGCCGGCGTCCTGACCCACAACTACGGCCCGCATTACTTCCGGACGAACTCACGGCGCATCGTCGATTACCTATCCGCCTTCACCGACTGGCACCCGGTCGAATACACCATCAAATCCCATGCCGAAGGCCGCTATTGGCCCTTCCCCATCAACCTCAACACCTTCGAGGAACTCATCGGAAAACCGGCGACCACTGCGGACTTCGAACGATACCTCGCAGAAAACCGCCACGACATCCCGAATCCGGAAAACTCCGAGGAAGTCATCCTCTCCCAGGTCGGCCCCCGCCTCTACGAGCTCTTCTTCGAGGGCTACACCCTCAAACAATGGAAGCGCCACCCGCGCGAGCTTGACCCCTCCGTCTGCGGCCGCATCCCCATCCGCACCAACCGCGACGACCGCTACCTTTCCGAGGAATTCCAGGCACTCCCAAAAAACGGCTACACCGCCCTGCTGGAAAACATCCTCGACGACTGCCCGAACACCACCCTCCACCTCAACACCGACTTCGCGGAAGCCCGCAAAAAATTTCCCCACGACCACCTGATCTTCACCGGAGCCATCGATGAGTACTTCGGCCGGAAATACGGCCCGCTGCCATACCGCTCGCTGCGCTTCGAGCACGAATCCTTCACCGCCGCCGAACTCGTCGCGCGCGAAAGCGTTTCCAAAAAACCCGGCTTCTGGCAGCCCGCCATGCAGGTGAACTACCCGGGCAAGGAAGTCCCTTTCACGCGCATCGTCGAGATCAAGCACGCCACCGGCCAGCGCATCGAAGCCACCACCATCGTCCGCGAGTTCCCCGACGACTGGGATCTTTCCAAGGAACCATACTACCCCGTCCCGGCCCCAGACGCCGCCGCCGCCTACAAACGCTACGCCGCCCTCGCCGAGGCGGAAACCAACACCACCTTCATCGGCCGCCTCGCCACCTACCGCTACTACAACATGGATCAGGTCACCGGCATGGCGCTCGTAGCGGCGGAGAAACTCATCAAACGCTTCGCGTAA